A single genomic interval of uncultured Sunxiuqinia sp. harbors:
- a CDS encoding alpha/beta hydrolase-fold protein: protein MKSQHLALLCIFFLLRISAISQNPIDLPNDGFDIFLSNVPHGNIDTVTYTSKTVGAERTALVYTPPGYSAEKNYPVLYLLHGIGGDEFEWLKNGHPEVILDNLYADGKVEPMIVVLPNGRAMKDDRATGNIYSADKVEAFANFENDLLNDLIPFIENKYPVIADREHRAIAGLSMGGGQSLNFGLGNLDVFASVGGFSSAPNTKSPEELVPNPEETKKQLKLLFISCGDKDGLFNFSKRTHDYVSENNIDHYFYVIPEGQHDFKVWKDSLYNFAQFVFK from the coding sequence ATGAAAAGCCAACATCTTGCTCTACTCTGTATTTTCTTTTTATTGCGTATTTCTGCAATTTCTCAAAATCCCATTGACTTACCAAATGACGGTTTTGATATTTTTTTATCCAATGTTCCTCATGGTAATATTGACACAGTCACATACACCTCTAAAACCGTAGGTGCAGAACGAACCGCACTAGTTTATACACCTCCCGGATATTCTGCCGAAAAAAACTACCCTGTTCTTTACCTTTTACACGGAATTGGTGGCGACGAGTTTGAATGGCTGAAAAATGGTCATCCTGAGGTTATATTGGATAACCTGTATGCCGATGGAAAAGTGGAGCCTATGATTGTGGTGTTGCCAAACGGTCGGGCAATGAAAGATGATCGTGCCACAGGTAATATTTACAGTGCCGATAAAGTTGAAGCATTTGCCAATTTTGAAAATGATCTTCTGAACGATTTGATTCCGTTCATAGAGAATAAATACCCTGTTATTGCTGATCGTGAACACCGCGCTATTGCCGGTTTGTCGATGGGAGGCGGACAATCGCTGAATTTTGGATTAGGAAATCTGGATGTGTTTGCTTCAGTAGGCGGTTTTTCTTCTGCACCAAATACGAAAAGTCCCGAAGAGTTGGTCCCCAATCCGGAAGAGACTAAAAAGCAATTGAAACTGTTGTTTATTTCGTGTGGAGATAAAGACGGATTATTCAATTTTAGCAAACGAACACATGATTACGTAAGCGAAAACAACATTGACCATTACTTTTACGTGATTCCGGAAGGTCAACACGATTTTAAAGTATGGAAGGACAGCTTATACAATTTTGCTCAGTTCGTTTTCAAATAG
- a CDS encoding glycoside hydrolase family 43 protein, producing MKKIIFRPSLISQLTVLAMLFTFGASGAQTTKKAKSTNAPVFSNFVYQGDDDVYKNYPLADDEFYNPILQGCYPDPAITRKGDDYYLVCSSFAMFPGVPIFHSKDLVNWTDLGGVLDNPETFDTHDCGISAGVYAPGITYNPYNDTFYMITTAFTGGLNNIIVKTKDPKKGWGDPIKLAFGGIDPSIFFDDDGKAYVVHNDAPERGKELYNGHRVIKVWEYDVEKDQVIEGTDKVIVNGGVDLAKKPIWIEAPHLYKKDGKYYLMCAEGGTGGWHSEVIFKSDSPTGPFIPAPSNPILTQRHFPKERENKVDWAGHADVVEGPNGQWYGVFLAVRPNEEQRVNTGRETFILPVDWSGEFPVFVNGLVPMEPKLKMPKGVENKTGKDGYFPNGNFTYEDDFSSDDMDKRWIGLRGPREAFIEKTLGGIQINPFEANVKELKPTSTLFYRQMHNSFSYAATMDYTPESEKDLAGIVALQSENANYVFGITKKGDDYVLVLQRNFKQRFRREMDSKVIASTKIDISKPVRLQVSAKGDKYEFAYAVDGADFETLGGTVSGDILSTDVAGGFTGCLLGLYATSANDALPQ from the coding sequence ATGAAGAAAATAATTTTTAGACCGAGTTTAATTTCTCAGCTAACCGTTTTAGCCATGTTGTTTACTTTTGGAGCTAGTGGTGCTCAGACCACAAAAAAAGCTAAAAGCACAAATGCTCCCGTGTTTTCCAATTTTGTTTACCAAGGGGATGATGATGTTTATAAAAATTACCCACTGGCCGATGATGAGTTCTACAACCCTATTTTGCAAGGTTGTTACCCCGATCCGGCAATAACCCGCAAAGGCGATGATTATTATTTGGTTTGTTCGTCATTTGCCATGTTTCCGGGAGTTCCAATTTTTCATTCAAAAGATTTGGTAAACTGGACCGACCTTGGAGGCGTACTTGATAATCCCGAAACATTCGATACACACGATTGTGGTATTAGTGCAGGTGTTTATGCTCCGGGAATTACTTACAATCCATATAATGATACATTTTACATGATTACCACTGCATTTACAGGTGGTTTGAATAACATTATCGTAAAAACAAAAGATCCTAAAAAAGGATGGGGAGATCCTATAAAGTTGGCTTTCGGAGGTATCGATCCATCGATTTTCTTCGATGACGATGGAAAAGCATATGTCGTTCATAATGATGCTCCTGAACGTGGAAAAGAATTGTACAACGGTCACCGTGTAATCAAGGTTTGGGAATACGATGTTGAAAAAGACCAGGTTATTGAAGGAACAGACAAAGTCATCGTAAACGGAGGTGTTGATTTGGCCAAAAAACCAATCTGGATTGAGGCGCCACACCTTTACAAAAAAGATGGAAAATATTACCTGATGTGCGCCGAAGGTGGAACAGGCGGCTGGCACAGCGAAGTTATCTTCAAAAGCGACAGCCCAACAGGGCCTTTTATTCCGGCACCAAGCAACCCGATTTTAACGCAACGTCACTTCCCAAAAGAAAGAGAGAATAAAGTAGATTGGGCAGGTCATGCTGATGTTGTTGAAGGACCAAATGGCCAATGGTACGGTGTTTTCCTTGCCGTTCGCCCTAACGAAGAGCAACGCGTAAATACAGGTCGCGAAACCTTTATTTTACCAGTTGACTGGTCGGGAGAATTCCCTGTGTTTGTTAACGGACTTGTTCCGATGGAACCCAAATTAAAAATGCCGAAGGGTGTTGAGAATAAAACAGGCAAGGATGGCTATTTCCCCAACGGGAACTTTACATATGAGGACGATTTTTCGTCTGACGATATGGATAAACGCTGGATTGGCTTGCGTGGACCACGTGAAGCTTTCATCGAAAAAACCTTAGGTGGTATTCAAATAAATCCTTTTGAAGCGAATGTAAAAGAGTTAAAACCAACTTCTACCTTGTTCTATCGTCAAATGCACAATAGCTTTTCGTATGCTGCTACAATGGATTATACGCCTGAATCAGAAAAAGATTTAGCCGGAATTGTGGCACTACAAAGCGAAAATGCGAACTATGTATTTGGAATTACCAAAAAAGGCGACGATTATGTTTTGGTATTACAACGCAATTTTAAACAACGTTTTCGTCGTGAAATGGATTCGAAAGTAATTGCCAGTACTAAAATTGATATCAGCAAACCGGTGCGTTTGCAGGTTTCGGCAAAAGGAGATAAGTATGAGTTTGCTTATGCTGTTGATGGAGCCGATTTTGAAACCCTTGGAGGAACTGTATCGGGCGATATTCTTTCTACGGATGTAGCTGGTGGTTTTACTGGTTGTTTACTGGGCTTGTATGCAACTTCGGCCAACGACGCGCTACCTCAATAA
- a CDS encoding glycoside hydrolase family 97 catalytic domain-containing protein, translating into MRTNKILTTGLLLLSAVAAFAQQMIVVSPNQKIKVELSQSESSAFSAWFLKVDYRADENFTPVIPEIDLGLIRNDQDFSKLTLTKVEPGKLVNEDYTAIHGKRLHRKNTANEVSFCFENENKSKLNLVVRTWNDGVTFRYEFPEKEGDFVIQDELTAFSIRNKTKRWLEEFDLSNERLYANSDSAAVQQNWSYPALFETSRTDCWYLIHEADVDRNYCATKLSNNSVAEQYKVTLPQPGEGEGEALPQITLPWKSPWRVIVMGSLADVVESTLVDDVSKPSVLENTDWIKPGVASWNYWSHNHGTKDFKTVCEFADLAAEMSWPYTLLDWEWDQMENGGNLEDALDYIHSLGVKPLMWYNSGMFKWITATPVDRMKTREKRVAEFAKLKELGVYGVKIDFFLSEKQYMIDYYLDILEDAAQFNIMVYFHGCLVSRGWQRTYPHLMTYEGVRGAEWYNNGPEFTSAAPEHNNVLPYTRNVVGSMDYTPVTFTNSQYPHITSYAHELALSVVFESGIQHFADRPEGFRNLPDAARTFLKEVPVVWDDTKLLDGYPGKFTVIARKKADNWYVGGINSAGRRERQQALDFSFLPDGKRYRLTLIADGEHDKAFSTKYMVVDNTSAVNVEMLRRGGFAAVLKLIND; encoded by the coding sequence ATGCGAACCAATAAAATTCTAACGACCGGACTATTACTATTATCTGCTGTTGCTGCTTTTGCACAACAAATGATTGTTGTATCTCCTAATCAGAAAATAAAAGTCGAGCTCTCACAGTCGGAAAGCAGTGCTTTTTCAGCTTGGTTTTTAAAAGTAGATTACCGGGCTGATGAGAATTTTACTCCTGTTATCCCAGAAATCGATTTGGGATTAATTCGCAACGACCAGGATTTCTCAAAGTTGACTCTAACAAAGGTTGAACCAGGCAAATTAGTCAACGAAGATTATACCGCCATACACGGAAAACGTTTACACCGAAAAAATACTGCCAACGAAGTTTCCTTCTGTTTTGAGAACGAAAATAAATCGAAACTGAATTTAGTTGTTCGGACATGGAACGATGGAGTTACTTTTCGTTACGAATTTCCTGAAAAAGAAGGTGATTTTGTCATTCAGGATGAGTTAACAGCCTTCTCAATTCGCAATAAAACAAAACGCTGGTTGGAAGAATTCGATCTTTCAAATGAACGACTTTATGCCAACAGCGATAGTGCTGCTGTTCAGCAAAACTGGTCGTATCCGGCACTTTTCGAAACTTCGCGAACCGATTGCTGGTATCTCATTCATGAAGCTGATGTGGATAGAAACTACTGTGCAACAAAACTGAGCAACAACAGTGTTGCCGAACAGTATAAAGTTACACTTCCTCAGCCCGGAGAAGGCGAAGGCGAAGCATTGCCACAAATTACCCTCCCCTGGAAATCGCCCTGGCGCGTAATTGTTATGGGGAGTTTGGCCGATGTGGTAGAATCAACGCTGGTAGACGATGTTTCAAAACCATCAGTTCTTGAAAATACCGATTGGATAAAACCCGGTGTGGCATCGTGGAATTACTGGTCGCACAACCACGGCACAAAAGATTTTAAAACCGTTTGCGAATTTGCCGATCTGGCTGCCGAAATGAGCTGGCCATATACCTTGCTCGACTGGGAATGGGATCAGATGGAAAACGGTGGTAATTTGGAAGATGCGTTGGATTATATTCATTCGTTGGGAGTAAAACCACTGATGTGGTATAACTCGGGAATGTTTAAGTGGATTACTGCAACTCCCGTCGACCGAATGAAAACCCGTGAAAAACGTGTGGCAGAATTTGCCAAACTTAAAGAACTGGGTGTTTACGGAGTGAAAATAGATTTCTTTTTAAGCGAGAAACAATATATGATCGACTACTACCTCGATATTTTGGAGGATGCAGCGCAGTTTAATATCATGGTATATTTTCACGGGTGTTTGGTGTCGCGTGGCTGGCAGCGTACGTATCCGCACCTGATGACATACGAGGGAGTTCGTGGTGCCGAGTGGTACAACAATGGCCCTGAATTTACGAGTGCCGCTCCCGAACACAATAATGTATTACCCTACACAAGAAATGTTGTCGGGTCGATGGATTATACCCCGGTAACATTTACTAACTCACAGTATCCGCATATTACTTCTTATGCACACGAATTGGCACTGAGTGTAGTGTTTGAATCGGGCATTCAGCATTTTGCCGATCGTCCCGAAGGATTTCGAAATTTACCCGATGCTGCACGTACATTTTTAAAAGAAGTTCCGGTGGTTTGGGACGATACAAAATTGCTTGACGGTTATCCCGGTAAGTTTACGGTTATCGCACGCAAAAAAGCCGATAACTGGTATGTTGGCGGTATTAATTCAGCAGGAAGAAGAGAACGGCAACAAGCGCTTGACTTTAGTTTTCTGCCAGATGGAAAACGGTACCGCTTAACATTAATTGCTGATGGAGAACACGATAAAGCTTTTTCTACAAAGTATATGGTTGTTGATAATACTAGTGCCGTAAATGTAGAAATGCTTCGAAGAGGTGGATTTGCCGCCGTACTTAAACTAATTAATGACTGA
- the xyl3A gene encoding xylan 1,4-beta-xylosidase has product MTDLQKKMITNSIKKTILVVAVTLGVFSAWAQQYPYQDPDLSSEERAKDLVSRLTLEEKAILMCDQSDAIPRLGIKKFNWWSEALHGYANNDNVTVFPEPIGMAASFNDELLLEIYDAVSDEGRAKYNEWINAGNENKRFLSLSVWTPNVNIFRDPRWGRGQETYGEDPYLTSRMGVSVVKGLQGPADAKYRKLLACAKHYAVHSGPEWSRHELNLNDISPRELYETYLPAFKALVQDADVRQVMCAYQRLDDEPCCGNTRLLQRILRDEWGYEYMVVSDCGAVTDFFTMHNVSSDAVHAASKAVLAGTDVECVWENYPFMNLPEAVERDLIKEEDIDKSVVRLLTGRFDLGDFDDDAIVPYAQIPPSVLNNEKHRQLALDMARQTMTLLQNKNKVLPLSKKTKKIAVIGPNANDEPMLWGNYNGTPVRTISILEGIKTKISDKKIVYDKACDLVEDKVTESYFNQCSFEGKPGIKARYWNNPDREGEVVTIDQIVNPIKKTTAGQHEFASGVKLEGFSAIYETEFVAQTSEEIVFKGGATGHYELLVNGETISQYDNWRTLASRIPYKVEAGKKYKIEIRYAQLNNWQANIEFNFGKEVDVDYTELIKKLKDIETVVFVGGLSGNLEGEEMPVSYPGFKGGDRTNIDLPSVQRNCLKALKEAGKKVVFVNCSGSAIALTPETETCDAILQAWYAGESGGQAIADVLFGDYNPSGKLPVTFYKSSDQLNDFEDYSMKGRTYRYMEDALFPFGHGLSYTDFEIGEATLSNSTISADETIQITIPVANKETYDGTEIVQVYVRKVDDIEGPIKTLKGFKRLDVEKGKSKDAVIDLPSSSFEFYDWAERKMTVTPGEYEIFYGNSSDNKDLKTLRVKIN; this is encoded by the coding sequence ATGACTGATTTACAAAAGAAAATGATTACAAATAGTATCAAAAAAACGATTTTGGTTGTGGCCGTTACGCTGGGTGTATTCTCTGCATGGGCACAACAATACCCTTATCAAGACCCTGACCTGAGTTCGGAAGAACGTGCAAAAGATTTGGTTTCGCGATTAACGCTCGAAGAAAAAGCAATATTAATGTGCGACCAATCGGATGCCATTCCTAGACTCGGAATCAAAAAATTTAACTGGTGGAGCGAAGCTTTGCATGGTTATGCCAACAATGATAATGTAACCGTTTTCCCGGAACCCATTGGAATGGCGGCTTCGTTTAACGACGAATTACTGCTTGAAATTTACGATGCCGTTTCGGACGAAGGACGCGCCAAATACAACGAGTGGATCAACGCCGGAAACGAAAATAAGCGCTTCCTGAGCCTCTCGGTGTGGACTCCAAACGTCAACATATTTCGCGATCCGCGTTGGGGACGTGGACAGGAAACTTATGGAGAAGATCCTTACCTGACTTCCAGAATGGGGGTTTCAGTGGTAAAAGGCTTGCAGGGACCAGCCGATGCCAAATACCGAAAGTTACTGGCTTGTGCAAAACACTATGCCGTGCACTCGGGGCCCGAGTGGAGCCGCCACGAGCTAAACCTGAACGACATTAGTCCGCGCGAATTATATGAAACCTATTTACCTGCATTTAAAGCGTTGGTTCAGGATGCCGATGTGCGGCAGGTAATGTGTGCCTATCAGCGCCTTGATGATGAACCTTGTTGTGGAAACACCCGGCTTTTACAGCGGATTTTGCGCGACGAGTGGGGCTATGAGTACATGGTTGTATCAGACTGTGGTGCTGTTACCGACTTTTTTACCATGCACAATGTTTCTTCTGATGCGGTACATGCTGCATCGAAAGCTGTTTTGGCCGGTACCGATGTGGAATGTGTTTGGGAGAATTATCCCTTTATGAATCTTCCCGAAGCGGTTGAACGCGACCTGATAAAAGAAGAAGATATTGATAAAAGTGTGGTGCGTTTATTAACCGGGCGTTTTGACCTAGGCGATTTCGACGACGATGCTATCGTTCCTTACGCTCAAATTCCACCATCGGTTTTAAACAACGAAAAACACCGCCAACTGGCACTCGACATGGCCCGGCAAACCATGACACTTCTTCAGAATAAAAATAAGGTGTTGCCTTTATCAAAGAAGACAAAAAAAATTGCGGTGATTGGTCCCAATGCCAACGACGAACCTATGCTGTGGGGAAATTACAATGGAACACCAGTTCGCACCATTTCAATTTTGGAAGGAATAAAAACCAAGATTTCCGATAAAAAGATTGTGTACGATAAAGCTTGTGATTTGGTAGAAGATAAAGTAACCGAAAGTTATTTTAATCAATGTAGTTTTGAAGGAAAACCGGGTATCAAGGCAAGGTATTGGAACAACCCCGACCGTGAAGGAGAAGTGGTAACAATTGACCAGATTGTAAATCCGATTAAAAAAACTACTGCAGGACAGCACGAATTTGCCTCGGGTGTTAAGCTCGAAGGTTTTTCGGCGATCTACGAAACAGAATTTGTTGCCCAAACAAGCGAAGAAATTGTTTTTAAAGGTGGCGCTACAGGACATTACGAATTGCTGGTAAACGGCGAAACAATTAGCCAATACGACAATTGGAGAACACTTGCTTCGCGAATTCCTTATAAGGTAGAGGCCGGCAAAAAATACAAAATTGAAATTCGTTATGCACAATTAAATAACTGGCAGGCCAATATTGAATTTAACTTCGGAAAAGAAGTGGATGTGGATTATACCGAACTCATCAAAAAGCTTAAGGATATTGAAACGGTGGTGTTTGTTGGTGGTCTTTCAGGAAACCTGGAGGGTGAAGAAATGCCGGTTTCGTACCCTGGTTTTAAAGGTGGCGACCGCACTAATATCGACCTTCCGTCAGTTCAGCGAAACTGTTTGAAGGCTTTAAAAGAAGCCGGCAAAAAAGTAGTTTTTGTAAACTGTTCAGGTTCTGCAATAGCGTTAACTCCCGAAACCGAAACCTGTGATGCCATTTTACAAGCCTGGTATGCAGGCGAATCGGGTGGGCAGGCCATCGCCGATGTGCTTTTTGGCGATTATAATCCATCGGGAAAATTACCGGTTACTTTCTATAAAAGTTCCGATCAGTTAAACGACTTTGAAGACTACTCGATGAAAGGGCGTACTTACCGTTACATGGAAGACGCTTTGTTTCCTTTTGGTCATGGACTGAGTTATACCGATTTTGAAATTGGAGAAGCTACACTCAGCAATTCAACGATCAGTGCCGATGAAACCATTCAAATAACAATTCCGGTTGCCAATAAAGAAACTTACGACGGAACAGAAATCGTTCAAGTGTATGTGCGTAAAGTAGATGATATTGAAGGCCCCATTAAAACGTTGAAAGGCTTTAAGCGTCTGGACGTGGAAAAAGGAAAATCGAAGGATGCAGTGATTGATTTACCTTCGTCTTCTTTCGAATTTTACGATTGGGCAGAACGTAAAATGACAGTAACACCGGGAGAGTACGAAATCTTTTATGGCAATAGTTCTGATAACAAAGATTTGAAAACTTTGAGAGTAAAAATCAATTAA